DNA from Paraburkholderia sp. BL10I2N1:
GCCGCCGCCTCACGCATCAATACGCGCTGGGCAAACGCCGTCGATTCGCCGGCCCATGTAGCGGGCGTTGGGATACCGTGAAGGTTGAGCAGAAAGCTGGTCATCGACTTGTCGACACTGCGCTCGATCGCGCGCGCGTCGTTGTACACCGGCACGCCACATTCGCGCAGCGCGTGCAGGATGCCGAGCCGCAGCGTGACCTGCTCGAACGTGCCGCCCGCGATGCCGCGCACGAATGCCGCGTCGGGCAGTGTGTGGCCGAAACCGGGCAGGGCGAGGCCGTACGGCGCCCAGCTGGTGTCGATGCGGCAATCGGCGAGATCGACGCAGCGAGCCTCGACGCGCCGCGCGCGGAAGGCTTTTTTCAGGCGCAAGGTGTGCCAGCCGGTTTCGTCGGTGATGATCGCGACGCGCAGGCCGGTGGCGGGCGGCGTCCCGATCATGGCGCACCCCATTGGGCTTGCAGGAGCGCTGCGTCGACCTTCCCGCCGTGATACGTCGCACCGCTTTCGAGGCTGCTGATCCACACCTCCGCAGGCGCGAAGAGCGCCGGATCGATCTGGTAGAAGTCGTAGTTGAAGGCGGTGAAGATATCGGCGAACGGCCGGCCGTAATCGCGCGCATTCGACGACGGCAGTTCAGTCGCCAGGCGTCGTGCAACTGCATCGTGTTTCACCGTCAGATGGACGCGGCCGCCGTACAGGATGGCGTCGTTGGTGCGTCCCATCGCGGCGATGCCGTCGGGCGCGGGCGGTGGCAGGGGAGCGCAGCCGCTGCCTTCGACGACCTCTGCCAGATCCACGCCAAGCACATGCGTCTTGTGCAGTGCAACCTCGACGACCCGTGCCACGACCTGCACCGTCCCCGCGACAGAGTGTGTCGGTGTGACAATCAGCGTGAGCCGTTCGGGCGTGAGCCCGCAGTCATTCACGACCTTGTCGACGATGACCTGCGGCGGCAGGCGGTCGACTTCCAGCACCAGCGCGCCATGATCGTGGCGGTCACGGTAGCCGAGTTCGGTGAACAGATCCTCCTTGCCGGCCAGCGCGCGCGCCGGGCCCGAACCCAGCGAGAAAAACTTCTTGCCGCCGGTCTGTTCCCGGGTCGCCGACAGGCTCCAGCCCGCGTACTGGCTGCCGAGGCAGGCAAGCACCGGGGATGATGTCTGCACGTCGATCATGACGGGCCACAGAGGTGTGTTTTCCGCACTCATTCGCGTGCTGACGCGACCCAGACCGCCCATGCAGATCCGCGCGATCAGCACGCCGGCGTCGAGGCTGCCGGGCGCGTCCACGCCGGCATCGGCGAGCACGGTTCCGGCTTCAGTGTGGGAGATGGCGATGCGCAGGCTCGCGGCTTCGTCAACGAGTTGCGTGACGAGCCGTTCGCTGAGCGCGTTCACGCTGAGGAGCGGCGTTTGCGCGATATCGGCGGCGTCAGCCGGGGAGGGTGATGACGTCATGGGAGGGCTGGTGGCAGGTGTCAAGGCATTGCAAAAGGCACGCGTGCTGCAGTTCCAGCGCGTCGCGGACGGCGTCGATGGTGCGCGCGGTGACGACCAGCGTGCACACCGGCTGTCCCGCCTCGATGCGCGTGCCGGGTTGCGGCACGTCGCGGCAGGTAGGGTCTGCAAGGCAGGCATCGCTGAATGCGGGCGATACGGTGAACGCGTGCGGGGCGAACAGGAGGCGCTGGCCGGCGCGAAGCGCGGCGCGTGGCGGGCCCTCTCGCGGCAGCCGGCCATGCAGACAGGCATCGATGTGACAGGCGAGCAGTCCACGCGGCCACACGTCGGGCCAGACTGCTTCGTAAAGCGCCATCGTGGACGAAGGACGCGCATTGATTTCGAGTACCTGGAAGTCGTCGCCGTCGAGCAGGAAATCGATGCTGTTGATCCCCGTCAACCCCGTGCGCGCGACGATCGCGCGAATCGCCGCACTTAACTTCGCGGCAACTTCAGCGGATAGCTCGACAGGGCCGATCGAGCCCGCGTGCACAAAGGGCAGGTTGCCCATCGTCAACGTGAGCTGTTCCGCGAGGCCGATCACGGATGCCTGCAAGCGGGCGGCGACGAAGAGCGCAGACATCGGGCGCCCTGCTCCGATGCGTTGAAAATAGGCCTGCGCCGACGACGGCCAGGGAGACTGCAGGGCGGCCAGCTCGATATGCGTTCCGCCACAGCCGTCCGCGTGTTTGACGAGCCAGCCGTCCGGCTGCGCGGGGCGGGTCAACGACAGCTCGGGATGCGCGATGTCGAGTTCATCGAGCAGCGGGAAAAAGCGCCGTGGGTCGCGCACGGCCGCTGTGGCCCCGGCGCTGTTGCCGATGAAGCGCGGCAGATGCGGCGCTTCGGACAGCGCCTGCGCGAGCGGCTCGAGTCCGCTGCCGACGATGAAGCCCAGCATGTGCGGCACGCGCGCGGTGCGTTCAAGCGCGTCGACCAGGCGCTCGCGATCGACAGCGAGGCCGTCCCCGCTGCCGATGTCGAACCACAGCCCGGAATGCTGCCGCGTATCGCGGTCGCCGAAAATGTCCATCGCGACCACATTCAGACTAGCCCGTGCGGCGGACTGCGCGAGCATCCGCGCCGACAGTCCGACGACCGCGACGAACGGCGCACGCGAAAACGCGAGGTGCGCGGGTTTCATGGCCGGCCCCGGCGACATGGCAGCGGGGGCGCAAGCGGGGCGGCCTCAGGCATGGCCGGAGGTGATTTCGCGCGCTTCGTCGAAGGCTTCGAGGAAGCCGAGATAGACCGGCTTGCCGCCCGTGCGCATCCGCACGAACAGACGATGCTCGACCTGATACTTGACGTTGCCAATCGCGAGTGCGCCGATGCCGATGGCGTCGGATCGCTTCGCGCCCGCAAGCGGTTTGCCATCGTCCATCACGTTGACACCCGCAATCCCTTCGGGCGGCACGGCGTTCACGTCGGCGGCGATCAGCAGGTGCTGCGCGTGCGCGAGATCGGTGGCGCTCATCACCTGCACGCCCGCCGCCGCGGTCGCGAAGACGATCTCCGCGTGCGCGAGCGCCGGGAGGAGTTCAGCAGGCGTGCCAGTGGCCACGCCCGCCGTCGCGATGTCGAAACGGCGATTGATCTCGTCGCTGACCTGCGTCGCGCGGGCGCGATCGCTATGGCTCGCGATGATCACCTCGGCGCCGAGCGTTGCCGCCATCGCCGCCGCCACGCGGCCCACCGCGCCCGTGCCGCCGAGAATCAGCACGCGCTTGCCGCCCAGCTCCGCGTGGTGTTCCTTCTTCAGGTGGTATTCGACCAGTGCAACCAGCGCCGCAGCCGTCGTGTACGAGCCGCTCGGGTCCGCGAAGACGGAGACCTCGAAGGGCGGC
Protein-coding regions in this window:
- the mch gene encoding methenyltetrahydromethanopterin cyclohydrolase, with protein sequence MTSSPSPADAADIAQTPLLSVNALSERLVTQLVDEAASLRIAISHTEAGTVLADAGVDAPGSLDAGVLIARICMGGLGRVSTRMSAENTPLWPVMIDVQTSSPVLACLGSQYAGWSLSATREQTGGKKFFSLGSGPARALAGKEDLFTELGYRDRHDHGALVLEVDRLPPQVIVDKVVNDCGLTPERLTLIVTPTHSVAGTVQVVARVVEVALHKTHVLGVDLAEVVEGSGCAPLPPPAPDGIAAMGRTNDAILYGGRVHLTVKHDAVARRLATELPSSNARDYGRPFADIFTAFNYDFYQIDPALFAPAEVWISSLESGATYHGGKVDAALLQAQWGAP
- a CDS encoding ATP-grasp domain-containing protein, which codes for MKPAHLAFSRAPFVAVVGLSARMLAQSAARASLNVVAMDIFGDRDTRQHSGLWFDIGSGDGLAVDRERLVDALERTARVPHMLGFIVGSGLEPLAQALSEAPHLPRFIGNSAGATAAVRDPRRFFPLLDELDIAHPELSLTRPAQPDGWLVKHADGCGGTHIELAALQSPWPSSAQAYFQRIGAGRPMSALFVAARLQASVIGLAEQLTLTMGNLPFVHAGSIGPVELSAEVAAKLSAAIRAIVARTGLTGINSIDFLLDGDDFQVLEINARPSSTMALYEAVWPDVWPRGLLACHIDACLHGRLPREGPPRAALRAGQRLLFAPHAFTVSPAFSDACLADPTCRDVPQPGTRIEAGQPVCTLVVTARTIDAVRDALELQHACLLQCLDTCHQPSHDVITLPG
- a CDS encoding NAD(P)-dependent methylenetetrahydromethanopterin dehydrogenase, with amino-acid sequence MPEATERPYILHMLTATPQMSPFDVNMAADAGYQIVVPYCNVGRDSVVQLTQDAIFSRGPKGVSRTGIFIGGRDVMLAADMLDLARQAMVPPFEVSVFADPSGSYTTAAALVALVEYHLKKEHHAELGGKRVLILGGTGAVGRVAAAMAATLGAEVIIASHSDRARATQVSDEINRRFDIATAGVATGTPAELLPALAHAEIVFATAAAGVQVMSATDLAHAQHLLIAADVNAVPPEGIAGVNVMDDGKPLAGAKRSDAIGIGALAIGNVKYQVEHRLFVRMRTGGKPVYLGFLEAFDEAREITSGHA